From Prevotella melaninogenica, the proteins below share one genomic window:
- a CDS encoding NADP-dependent malic enzyme — MVKVTKEAALEYHNNGRPGKIEVTPTKPYSTQTDLSLAYSPGVAYPCLEIQQNPDDVYKYTDKGNLVAVISNGTAVLGLGNIGAMSGKPVMEGKGLLFKIYGGIDVFDIEVDEQDPDKFCEAVEKIAPTFGGINLEDIKAPECFAIEERLKKTLDIPVMHDDQHGTAIISAAGLKNALEVAGKNIADVKLVVNGAGAAAISCTKLYMALGLKKENIVMLDSKGVITSDLKNLTPQKALFATDRRDVHTLEEAIKGADVFVGLSKGNILTQDMIRSMNENPIVFALANPVPEISYDDAIAARPDVIMSTGRSDYPNQINNVIGFPYIFRGALDVHAKAINEEMKMAAVHAIADLAKQTVPDVVNQVYHVNDLTFGPKYFIPKPVDPRLITEVSAAVAKAAMDSGVARTPIKDFKAYKQHLLQMLGQETKLTHTLHATAAQHPQRIVFAEGGHQTMMKAAVQAKQEGICVPILLGNPDRLNRVANRLKLDISDIEIVDMRADKEQGRRATYAKHLAEKRAREGYTFEEAYDKMYERNYFGMSMVENGDADAFITGLYTKYSNTIKVAKDIIGIRPEYKHFGTMHILNTKKGVFYIADTLINRHPDAEVLADIAKLAANSVSFFNDKAAIAMLSYSNFGSDKEGSPLKVHTAVEKLQKEYPDMAIDGEMQVNFALNKELRDEKFPFTRLKGLDVNTLIFPDLSSANSGYKLLQALSPEAEVIGPIQMGLNKPIHFTDFECSVRDIVNITAVAAIDAYVEKVKKNAL, encoded by the coding sequence ATGGTCAAGGTAACAAAAGAAGCCGCTTTGGAATATCATAACAACGGCCGTCCTGGCAAAATTGAAGTAACGCCAACAAAACCTTATAGTACACAGACAGACCTTAGTCTGGCATATTCGCCTGGCGTGGCATACCCATGCTTAGAAATTCAGCAAAATCCAGACGACGTATATAAATACACCGACAAAGGAAATTTGGTCGCTGTAATCAGTAATGGTACAGCTGTTTTAGGATTGGGTAACATCGGTGCTATGAGTGGTAAGCCTGTAATGGAAGGTAAGGGCTTACTGTTTAAGATATATGGTGGTATTGATGTTTTCGACATAGAAGTAGACGAACAGGACCCTGATAAGTTTTGTGAAGCTGTAGAAAAGATTGCTCCAACCTTTGGTGGTATCAATCTTGAGGATATCAAGGCACCTGAATGCTTTGCTATTGAGGAGCGTCTAAAGAAGACACTTGACATTCCTGTTATGCATGATGACCAGCACGGAACTGCTATCATCTCTGCTGCTGGTTTGAAGAATGCACTGGAGGTAGCTGGCAAGAACATTGCTGATGTGAAGTTAGTTGTTAATGGTGCAGGTGCTGCAGCTATTTCATGTACTAAGCTTTATATGGCTTTAGGTCTAAAGAAAGAGAATATTGTAATGCTCGATTCAAAGGGTGTTATCACTTCTGATTTAAAGAACCTTACACCACAGAAGGCTCTCTTCGCTACTGACCGTCGAGATGTTCACACTTTGGAGGAAGCTATTAAGGGGGCTGACGTATTTGTTGGTTTATCAAAGGGTAATATTCTTACACAGGATATGATTCGTTCAATGAATGAGAATCCTATCGTCTTTGCTTTGGCTAATCCTGTTCCTGAGATATCATACGATGATGCTATTGCAGCACGTCCAGACGTAATCATGTCAACTGGCCGTTCAGACTATCCTAACCAGATTAATAATGTGATTGGTTTCCCATACATTTTCCGTGGTGCATTGGATGTTCATGCTAAGGCTATCAATGAGGAAATGAAGATGGCTGCTGTCCATGCGATTGCTGATTTAGCAAAACAGACAGTACCAGACGTTGTTAATCAGGTTTATCATGTAAATGATCTTACATTCGGTCCTAAATACTTTATCCCAAAACCAGTTGACCCACGACTGATTACGGAAGTTAGTGCAGCTGTTGCTAAGGCTGCTATGGACAGTGGTGTAGCACGCACTCCTATCAAGGATTTCAAGGCTTACAAGCAGCACCTGCTTCAGATGTTAGGTCAGGAAACAAAGTTGACACATACGCTCCATGCCACTGCTGCACAACATCCACAACGTATTGTATTTGCTGAAGGTGGTCACCAGACTATGATGAAAGCTGCTGTACAGGCTAAGCAAGAGGGAATCTGTGTTCCTATCTTATTAGGAAACCCTGACCGTCTAAATCGTGTTGCCAACCGTTTGAAGCTTGATATCTCAGACATTGAGATTGTTGATATGCGTGCGGATAAGGAGCAGGGACGTCGTGCTACTTATGCAAAACACTTAGCAGAGAAGCGTGCACGTGAGGGTTATACTTTCGAGGAAGCATATGATAAGATGTATGAGCGTAACTATTTCGGTATGTCAATGGTTGAAAATGGTGATGCTGATGCGTTTATCACAGGTCTATATACCAAATATAGCAATACGATTAAGGTAGCAAAGGATATTATTGGTATTCGTCCAGAGTACAAACACTTTGGTACTATGCATATTCTGAATACAAAGAAGGGTGTATTCTACATAGCAGACACACTTATTAATCGTCATCCTGATGCTGAAGTGTTGGCTGACATTGCAAAGTTAGCTGCTAACTCTGTTAGCTTCTTCAATGATAAAGCTGCTATTGCAATGCTCTCCTACTCTAACTTTGGTTCTGATAAGGAAGGTTCTCCATTAAAGGTACATACTGCTGTTGAAAAGTTGCAAAAGGAGTATCCTGATATGGCGATTGACGGTGAGATGCAGGTTAACTTTGCATTAAATAAAGAACTACGTGATGAGAAGTTCCCATTCACTCGCTTGAAAGGATTAGATGTTAACACGCTCATCTTCCCTGACTTATCTTCTGCCAACAGTGGTTATAAACTTTTGCAGGCATTGAGTCCTGAAGCAGAGGTTATTGGTCCTATTCAGATGGGGCTTAATAAGCCAATTCACTTCACTGATTTCGAGTGCTCTGTACGTGACATCGTGAACATCACAGCCGTTGCGGCTATTGATGCTTATGTGGAGAAAGTGAAAAAGAACGCATTATAA
- a CDS encoding helix-turn-helix domain-containing protein has product MAKYNLTEKKEKVAAYRSLVSPQLMDELKDKILNIILIQQRYKDKNYSAKQLAEDLGTNTRYISAVVNVRFHMNYTSFVNKFRIEEAMALLVDKRYQELNMEDISDMVGFSNRQSFYASFYKLNGVTPRDYRMRHLAQPSSEEVCLKKPLKK; this is encoded by the coding sequence ATGGCTAAGTACAATTTAACAGAAAAAAAAGAGAAGGTAGCCGCCTACCGTAGTTTGGTCAGTCCGCAATTAATGGATGAGTTAAAGGATAAGATTCTTAATATCATTCTTATTCAGCAACGTTACAAAGACAAGAATTATTCTGCCAAGCAACTTGCTGAGGACTTAGGAACTAATACGCGCTACATCTCGGCTGTAGTTAATGTGCGATTCCACATGAACTACACGTCATTTGTTAACAAATTCCGAATAGAGGAAGCAATGGCTCTTTTGGTTGACAAGCGTTATCAAGAACTGAATATGGAAGATATCAGTGATATGGTGGGCTTCTCTAATAGGCAGTCTTTCTATGCTTCTTTCTACAAATTAAATGGTGTCACACCTCGTGACTACAGAATGCGCCATTTGGCACAACCCTCTTCAGAAGAAGTGTGTTTGAAAAAACCACTTAAGAAATGA
- a CDS encoding TetR/AcrR family transcriptional regulator yields the protein MYNTATETTYRQELKEKILITAINLFHKHGIRSVKMDDIANELKISKRTLYEIYSNKEELLLEVVRRDKQREKRRMDEIGRTGSNVINIIIEISRFRLEEFSQINPLFFEEIHKYPELLAYVHRLHDERESDAHAFIQRGIDEGLFLPNLNYNIVRTMTVALQNAIMNQYLYKKYDIKELAHVSILFFIRAYCTMKGVKLLDEELNSLPLS from the coding sequence ATGTATAATACAGCTACAGAAACCACTTATCGGCAAGAACTTAAAGAGAAGATTCTCATTACTGCCATAAACCTTTTCCATAAACATGGAATAAGGAGTGTTAAGATGGATGATATTGCCAATGAACTTAAAATATCAAAGCGTACACTCTATGAAATATACAGCAATAAGGAAGAATTGCTGTTAGAAGTCGTGCGACGTGATAAGCAAAGAGAGAAACGACGGATGGACGAGATAGGCAGAACTGGATCGAACGTAATAAATATAATTATAGAAATCAGCCGTTTCCGCTTAGAAGAGTTTAGTCAGATTAACCCTCTCTTCTTTGAAGAAATACATAAATATCCAGAGTTATTGGCTTATGTTCATAGGTTGCATGATGAAAGAGAATCTGATGCCCATGCTTTTATACAGCGTGGTATAGATGAAGGTTTGTTCCTTCCTAATTTAAATTATAATATTGTACGTACAATGACAGTTGCTTTACAGAATGCTATTATGAATCAATATCTTTATAAGAAGTACGATATAAAGGAACTGGCACATGTTAGTATATTATTCTTTATACGCGCTTATTGCACAATGAAAGGTGTTAAGTTGTTGGATGAAGAACTAAATTCTCTTCCCTTGTCATAA
- a CDS encoding YihY/virulence factor BrkB family protein, producing MKIDIESIKYFLTVGMFMKTEHSSKRRNMLIRQFQKFYLTVKFFFVRDHAASTAQLSFSTIMAIVPIASMIFAIANGFGFGQFLEKQFREMLSAQPEAATWLLKLTQSYLVHAKTGLFIGIGLMIMFYSVFSLIRTVETTFDNIWQVKDSRPLSRIVIDYTALMFLVPISIIILSGLSIYFYSFVENLNGLRFLGTIASFSLRFLVPWAILTLMFIVLYVFMPNAKVKITKTVAPAMIASIAMLCLQAVYIHGQIFLTSYNAIYGSFAALPLFMLWILASWYICLFCAELCYFNQNLEYYECLIDTEDICHNDLLILCATVLSHICQRFANDQKPQTALQIKSETHIPIRVMTDILYRLKEVNLISENFSPTSDEVTYTPTHDTNNITVGEMIARLESTPASDFALLGFSPKKAWNHDIYDRVGSIREIYLNELKSINIKELISYSEN from the coding sequence ATGAAGATAGATATAGAAAGCATTAAGTACTTCTTAACTGTTGGTATGTTCATGAAAACTGAGCATAGTTCAAAGCGTAGAAATATGCTAATCAGACAGTTTCAGAAGTTTTATCTGACTGTCAAATTCTTTTTTGTGCGCGATCATGCTGCTTCCACGGCACAACTTTCGTTTTCTACGATAATGGCAATCGTGCCTATAGCATCTATGATTTTTGCTATTGCAAATGGCTTTGGTTTTGGGCAGTTTCTCGAAAAACAGTTTCGTGAGATGTTGTCTGCACAACCCGAAGCGGCTACTTGGCTGTTAAAGCTTACGCAGTCTTACCTTGTTCATGCTAAGACTGGACTCTTTATTGGAATAGGACTGATGATAATGTTTTATAGTGTTTTCTCTCTGATCAGAACGGTAGAGACTACTTTTGATAATATATGGCAGGTTAAAGATAGTCGCCCTCTCAGTAGGATAGTCATAGACTATACGGCTTTAATGTTTCTCGTACCTATTAGCATTATCATTCTTTCAGGACTTAGCATCTATTTCTATAGCTTTGTTGAGAACCTAAATGGTTTACGCTTTCTCGGTACCATTGCGAGCTTTTCACTTCGTTTTCTCGTGCCATGGGCTATCCTTACGCTTATGTTCATTGTGCTTTATGTTTTCATGCCCAATGCGAAGGTTAAGATTACGAAGACAGTTGCTCCTGCGATGATAGCCAGTATCGCTATGCTTTGCTTACAAGCGGTTTATATACATGGACAGATTTTCCTTACAAGTTATAATGCCATTTATGGTTCGTTTGCAGCACTTCCACTGTTTATGTTGTGGATACTTGCATCGTGGTATATCTGTCTATTCTGTGCAGAACTCTGTTATTTTAATCAAAATTTAGAGTACTATGAGTGTCTGATAGATACAGAAGATATATGTCATAATGACCTTTTAATACTGTGTGCGACTGTATTGAGCCATATCTGTCAACGTTTTGCAAATGACCAAAAGCCTCAGACTGCATTACAAATAAAGTCTGAAACGCATATTCCTATTCGTGTGATGACGGATATTCTCTATAGATTAAAAGAGGTTAATCTCATCTCGGAGAACTTTTCACCTACTTCTGATGAAGTAACTTATACGCCTACGCACGATACAAATAACATAACTGTAGGTGAAATGATTGCTCGTTTAGAATCTACTCCAGCATCTGATTTTGCGCTTTTAGGTTTCTCTCCTAAAAAAGCATGGAACCATGACATATATGATAGGGTGGGAAGTATACGCGAGATTTATCTTAATGAGTTGAAATCAATCAATATTAAAGAACTAATAAGTTATTCAGAGAATTAA
- the hcp gene encoding hydroxylamine reductase gives MAENKMFCFQCQETAKGTGCTIQGVCGKKAETSRWQDLLLGVVRGVATISDSLRNAGVKTNQEVGDYIVDALFATITNANFDDQAILNKVDNGVRIKRELLALAKENNVILPNYQEVNWGGEKADYEAEGDREGVLRTENEDLRSLKELTVLGLKGIAAYYEHASRLNERNEEIIAFMEKALATISNPAADMDTLLATVMETGKFGVDAMALLDKANTQAYGNPELTKVNIGTGSRPGILISGHDLKDIEQLLEQTEGTGVDVYTHGEMLPAHYYPQLKKYKHLVGNYGNAWWKQKEEFETFNGPIVFTTNCIVPPSPKASYKDRVFTTNATGFPGWKHILADENGHKDFSEVIEIAKTCKAPTAIEQGEIIGGFAHAQVFALADQVVEAVKSGAIRKFVVMSGCDGRMKSRDYYTEFAAQLPKDTVILTSGCAKFKYNKLNLGDINGIPRVLDAGQCNDSYSWAVVALKLKEIFGANDINDLPIEFNIAWYEQKAVIVLLALLYLGIKNIHIGPTLPAFVSPNVLKVLVENFGLGGITSVEEDLKNMVG, from the coding sequence ATGGCAGAGAACAAAATGTTCTGTTTCCAATGTCAGGAAACAGCAAAGGGTACAGGATGTACCATTCAAGGTGTTTGCGGTAAAAAAGCTGAGACAAGCCGTTGGCAAGATTTGTTACTTGGTGTTGTAAGAGGTGTAGCTACGATTTCAGACTCACTTCGCAATGCAGGTGTTAAAACAAACCAGGAGGTTGGTGATTATATTGTAGATGCACTTTTTGCAACTATCACCAATGCAAACTTTGATGATCAGGCTATATTAAATAAGGTGGACAACGGTGTACGTATCAAACGTGAGTTGCTCGCACTTGCAAAAGAGAACAATGTAATATTGCCTAACTACCAGGAAGTAAACTGGGGTGGTGAGAAAGCAGACTATGAAGCTGAGGGGGATCGTGAGGGCGTTCTCCGTACAGAGAATGAAGACCTCCGTTCATTGAAGGAGTTGACAGTACTCGGTTTGAAGGGTATAGCAGCTTACTATGAGCACGCATCACGTCTCAATGAGCGTAATGAAGAGATTATTGCATTCATGGAAAAGGCACTTGCTACCATTTCTAACCCAGCAGCAGACATGGACACATTGTTGGCAACTGTTATGGAAACAGGTAAGTTCGGTGTTGATGCAATGGCATTACTTGACAAGGCTAACACTCAGGCATATGGTAATCCGGAACTTACAAAGGTAAATATTGGTACAGGTAGCCGCCCAGGTATTCTTATCTCTGGTCATGACTTGAAGGATATCGAACAGCTTTTGGAGCAAACAGAGGGAACAGGCGTAGATGTTTACACCCACGGAGAGATGCTCCCAGCTCACTATTACCCACAGTTGAAGAAGTACAAGCACCTCGTTGGAAACTATGGTAATGCATGGTGGAAGCAGAAGGAAGAGTTTGAAACATTCAATGGTCCTATCGTCTTCACAACCAACTGTATTGTTCCTCCTTCACCAAAGGCAAGCTATAAGGACCGCGTATTCACAACAAACGCAACAGGTTTCCCAGGCTGGAAGCATATCCTTGCCGATGAGAACGGTCACAAGGACTTCTCTGAGGTAATCGAAATTGCTAAGACTTGTAAGGCTCCAACAGCTATCGAACAGGGTGAGATCATCGGTGGATTTGCTCATGCACAGGTATTTGCTTTGGCTGATCAGGTTGTTGAGGCTGTTAAGAGTGGTGCTATCCGCAAGTTTGTCGTAATGAGTGGATGTGATGGCCGTATGAAGAGCCGTGACTACTATACAGAGTTTGCTGCTCAGTTGCCAAAGGATACAGTAATCTTAACCAGTGGTTGTGCTAAGTTCAAATATAACAAGTTGAACCTTGGCGATATCAATGGTATCCCACGTGTATTGGATGCAGGACAGTGTAATGACTCTTATTCATGGGCAGTTGTTGCCTTGAAGCTGAAAGAGATTTTTGGTGCAAACGACATCAATGATCTTCCAATCGAGTTCAATATTGCATGGTATGAGCAAAAAGCCGTTATCGTTTTGCTTGCCCTACTCTACCTTGGCATTAAGAATATTCATATTGGTCCTACATTGCCAGCCTTCGTTTCTCCAAACGTTCTGAAAGTATTGGTTGAGAACTTCGGTCTTGGTGGTATCACATCTGTTGAAGAAGACCTCAAGAACATGGTAGGATAA
- a CDS encoding dipeptidyl-peptidase 3 family protein — translation MIESIGEEAFNFQDERFADIQMLRYRLPDFESLTIRQKQLIYCLSEATLFGRDITFDQFGKYNLRIRKTLEAVYLNFNGDRLEHNFRALEEYLKHVWFASGIYHHYACDKFSPLFSEDFFRNEVLAIDSKLLPLNDGESVTSLLNELCPVIFDPTILPKRVDKSDGKDIVRSSACNYYDGVYQHEVEEFYTKLKKDGPTNEAPSYGLNSTLVKEGDSIREDVWKIDGKYGAAIEKIVYWLNRAKDFVENAQQLHVINLLIRYYETGDLHDFDIYSIEWLREQEGRIDFINGFIEVYGDPMGLKGSWEGIVEYKDLEATHRTQAISANAQWFEDHSPVDPQFRKAIVKGVTANVICAAMLGGDEYPASAIGINLPNADWIRAEHGSKSVTISNLTHAYDMAAKGNGFREEFVIDADTCKLLDLYADKTDNLHTDLHECLGHGSGRLLPGTDPDALKNYGNTIEEARADLFGLYYIADQNFLELGLLDSKEAYKAQYYSYMMNGLLTQQVRIKPGKQIEESHMQNRALIAQWAMELGKENNVVELITCADKITSESKTYVRINDYDALRNIFAYQLAEIQRIKSEGDFEAARMLVEKYAINLDPVLHAEVLRRYEALNIAPYKGFINPILKPVYNELGEMIDVVVDYSESYTEQMLRYSRYYQTL, via the coding sequence ATGATAGAATCGATAGGAGAAGAAGCTTTTAACTTTCAGGATGAACGGTTTGCCGATATACAAATGTTACGATATCGGCTTCCGGATTTCGAATCACTGACAATTCGGCAAAAACAGTTAATTTATTGCTTGTCAGAAGCAACACTATTTGGACGTGATATAACGTTTGACCAATTTGGCAAATACAACCTCCGTATTAGAAAAACTTTAGAGGCTGTCTATTTGAACTTCAATGGTGATAGGTTAGAACATAATTTTCGTGCTTTAGAAGAATATCTGAAGCACGTTTGGTTTGCCAGTGGTATTTATCATCATTATGCTTGCGACAAATTTTCACCTTTATTTTCGGAAGATTTTTTTCGCAATGAAGTTTTAGCAATTGATTCTAAGTTACTTCCACTTAATGATGGAGAGAGTGTTACTTCTTTACTTAACGAATTGTGTCCAGTAATCTTTGATCCAACGATTCTTCCAAAGCGAGTTGATAAGTCAGATGGTAAAGATATTGTTCGCTCTTCTGCTTGCAATTATTATGACGGCGTTTATCAGCATGAAGTTGAAGAATTCTATACTAAGTTAAAGAAAGATGGTCCAACAAATGAAGCTCCATCCTATGGATTAAATTCTACTCTTGTAAAAGAAGGCGATTCTATCCGTGAGGATGTATGGAAGATTGATGGCAAATATGGTGCAGCAATCGAAAAGATTGTATATTGGCTGAATCGTGCAAAGGACTTTGTTGAAAACGCCCAACAGCTTCATGTTATAAATCTGTTGATTCGCTATTATGAGACAGGTGACCTTCATGATTTTGATATCTACTCTATTGAGTGGTTACGTGAGCAAGAAGGTAGAATAGACTTTATTAATGGTTTTATAGAAGTTTATGGTGACCCAATGGGATTGAAAGGTTCTTGGGAAGGCATAGTCGAATATAAAGACCTTGAAGCAACTCATCGTACGCAGGCTATATCAGCCAACGCACAATGGTTTGAAGACCATTCGCCTGTTGATCCTCAGTTTCGCAAGGCTATTGTGAAAGGTGTCACAGCCAATGTTATATGTGCAGCAATGTTAGGAGGAGACGAATATCCTGCTTCTGCTATTGGAATTAATTTACCAAATGCAGACTGGATTCGTGCAGAACATGGCTCAAAGAGTGTAACGATTTCCAATCTTACTCATGCATACGATATGGCTGCTAAGGGTAACGGATTCCGTGAGGAGTTTGTTATTGATGCTGATACTTGTAAGTTGTTGGATTTATATGCGGATAAAACAGATAATCTTCATACAGATCTTCATGAGTGTTTAGGTCATGGTAGTGGACGATTATTGCCTGGGACAGACCCTGATGCGCTGAAGAATTATGGTAATACAATTGAAGAAGCACGTGCTGACCTCTTTGGATTATATTATATAGCTGATCAGAATTTTTTAGAACTTGGACTTTTAGACAGTAAAGAGGCATACAAGGCACAGTATTACAGCTATATGATGAATGGTCTACTCACACAGCAGGTTCGCATAAAACCTGGAAAGCAGATAGAAGAGTCACATATGCAGAATCGTGCACTTATTGCACAATGGGCAATGGAGTTAGGCAAAGAGAATAATGTTGTAGAACTTATTACTTGTGCGGATAAAATCACAAGTGAATCTAAAACATATGTTCGTATTAACGATTATGATGCTTTACGCAATATTTTTGCTTATCAACTCGCTGAGATACAGCGTATAAAGAGTGAAGGTGACTTTGAAGCTGCACGAATGTTAGTAGAGAAGTATGCTATTAATCTTGACCCAGTACTTCATGCAGAAGTTCTTCGTAGGTATGAGGCTTTGAATATTGCACCTTATAAAGGATTCATCAATCCTATTCTTAAACCAGTTTATAATGAACTTGGTGAGATGATAGATGTTGTTGTTGATTATTCAGAGTCATACACAGAACAGATGCTACGTTACTCTCGATATTATCAAACTCTTTAA
- a CDS encoding MBOAT family O-acyltransferase, with product MAILKIFLQNIESYVSGLDFTKVADILLYNPREPLLFSSGAFLFIFLVFMIGYYCLRNKVDARLLFVTLFSYYFFYKSSSFYFLLLLIVTVSDFYIARRVAKGKHPKLWLALTLLIDLGLLAYFKYTNFFAGMVTQMIGGNFQPWDIFLPVGISFYTFKTISYVVDIYRKKAEPMESLLDYAFYVSFFPTLLAGPITRATDFGPQIRKPLHISREMFAQGVFFIIIGLFKKAVISDYISQNFVDRIFDNPTLFSGGEVLLGLYGYCIQIYCDFSGYSDMAIGIALLLGFKIPMNFNAPLTADSMTDFWRRWHISLSTWIRDYVYISLGGNKKGTLRMYFNQMVAMTACGLWHGASLNFIVWGVLHGALVCVHKFWSQTVLKHDRRYHPSGLRRFISVFITFHVLCFTWLFFRCKDFDAVWVMVKQMFTKFNPSVLPDVFMGYKYVFLLMIFALLTHWIPDSWQNRCVRILEKGGVLLSAIAITIVIFIIMQVKSSDIQPFIYFQF from the coding sequence ATGGCTATATTAAAAATCTTCCTACAGAATATAGAGTCATATGTCTCAGGCCTTGATTTTACAAAGGTAGCTGATATCCTACTCTATAATCCACGCGAACCGCTCCTTTTCTCATCAGGTGCATTCCTTTTTATCTTCCTTGTCTTTATGATAGGTTATTACTGTCTGCGAAACAAGGTTGATGCAAGACTTCTCTTTGTGACGCTCTTCTCTTATTATTTCTTTTATAAGAGTAGTAGCTTCTATTTCCTATTGTTACTTATCGTAACTGTCAGCGACTTCTATATTGCAAGACGTGTTGCTAAGGGAAAGCATCCTAAGTTGTGGTTGGCTTTGACACTGTTGATAGACCTTGGATTGTTGGCTTACTTTAAGTATACCAACTTCTTTGCTGGAATGGTTACACAGATGATTGGTGGAAACTTCCAACCTTGGGATATTTTCTTACCAGTAGGAATTAGTTTCTACACCTTTAAGACAATTTCATACGTTGTAGACATATACAGAAAGAAGGCTGAGCCAATGGAGTCATTACTTGACTATGCGTTCTATGTCAGCTTCTTCCCAACACTTCTTGCTGGTCCGATTACGCGTGCAACAGACTTCGGACCACAGATTCGCAAACCATTACATATCAGCCGTGAGATGTTTGCTCAGGGAGTATTCTTTATTATCATTGGTCTTTTTAAGAAAGCGGTTATCTCTGATTATATCTCACAAAACTTTGTAGATCGTATCTTTGACAACCCAACGCTCTTCTCTGGTGGCGAGGTTCTTCTTGGTCTTTATGGCTACTGTATTCAGATTTACTGCGACTTCTCTGGCTATTCTGATATGGCAATTGGTATTGCATTGCTGCTTGGATTTAAGATTCCAATGAACTTCAATGCACCGCTTACAGCCGATTCCATGACTGATTTCTGGCGTCGTTGGCATATTTCGCTTTCAACTTGGATTCGTGATTATGTCTATATCTCACTTGGTGGAAACAAGAAGGGAACACTTCGTATGTATTTCAATCAGATGGTGGCTATGACAGCTTGCGGTCTTTGGCACGGAGCTTCGTTGAACTTCATTGTTTGGGGTGTCTTGCATGGTGCATTGGTTTGTGTACATAAGTTCTGGTCTCAGACTGTTTTGAAGCACGATCGTCGTTATCATCCATCTGGTCTTCGTCGGTTTATTTCAGTATTTATTACTTTCCACGTTCTCTGTTTCACATGGTTGTTCTTCCGTTGCAAGGACTTTGATGCAGTGTGGGTTATGGTAAAGCAAATGTTTACGAAGTTCAATCCTTCCGTACTTCCTGACGTCTTTATGGGGTATAAGTATGTATTCTTACTGATGATATTTGCGCTTCTGACACATTGGATTCCAGACTCATGGCAAAACCGTTGTGTTCGTATCTTAGAGAAGGGTGGTGTCTTACTCTCTGCAATTGCAATTACGATTGTTATCTTTATTATTATGCAGGTAAAGAGTTCTGATATACAGCCATTTATTTACTTCCAGTTCTAA